Below is a genomic region from Gemmatimonadota bacterium.
AGCTCGACTTTGTCGAATTGGTGCACTCGGAGCAGGCCGCGCGTGTCTTTGCCCGCAGCCCCCGCTTCGCGCCTGAAGCACGGTGAGTACGCCGTGTATCGGAGTGGCAGATCATCGGCGGTGAGCAGCTCGTCCCGATGCAGGTTTGTGACCGGCACTTCAGCGGTCGGGATGAGCCAGAGCTCGTCCCGCTCGGTCTGATACGACTCCTCCGCGAACTTGGGGAGCTGGCCGGTGCCGATCATCGTGTCGCTTGTCACCAGATACGGTATCCGTACCTCGGTATACGCGTGCTCATCGGTATGCACGTCGAGGAAGAAGTTGATCAGCCCACGCTGCAACCGCGCACCACCTGCCACCAGGACGGGGAAGCCGGAACCGCTAACCTTCGCGCCGCGCGCGAGATCGAGTATCCCCAGCGCCTCGCCCAACTCCCAATGCGGGCGTGGCTCGAAGTCGAACGTCGCCGGTGAACCATGACAGGCCTGGACGACGTTGTGGTCCTCATCGCCTTCGGGGACTTCGTCGAACGGGGTATTGGGGATGCCCAAGAGCAGCGCCTCGATTTCCTCGTCGGCCGACGCAATGGTCGCGTCCAACTCGCTGATCCGATCCCCTACCTCGCGCATCTCGAGGATGAGCGCCTCGGCGTCTCCTGCCTCTCGCTTGAGCTCGCCGACACGCTTCGACGCCTCGTTCCGCCGCGCCTTCAAGTCGTTGACGACGCCGAGCGCTTCACGGCGCGTCACGTCGAACTCCAGAACGCGGTCCACCATGTCCGGGAGGCTCGCGTCTCTCTTCGCCAGGGCGTCTTTCACGGCCTCCGTCTCGTGGCGGAGGCGGCGGATGTCGAGCATCAGTCCGGCGGAATGAGCCGGAGGCTGTTACAGACCGGGCTCGCGTCGAATACGAACGTCAGCGTACCACCCTCGACGTCGATCACGAGCGGCTCGAGCTTCGCGTAGTACGAGCAGAGCCTGCCAAAGATGCCGGGGCTCTGTGAGGTCTTCACGACGTACAGGGTCCCCATCTCCACCGGGACCGGGGCGAACCTCGAGTAGGCGGCGGTATCCTCCGGCGCGTCCTGCAGGTCGGCGAAAGAGAGTCCCGGCAACGCCGCCACGCTGGCCTTGGAGCTGATGCCGAGCGCCCCGGGTGGCAGGAAGACGAGCTGACCGCCTCGCGTATCGACTGCGACGTCCCAAGTGCCCGTGGCCGTTGCCGCCTCCACCCTCACTCTTCGGCGATCGTTGAAGCTGTACGCCGCTTCGAGGTTCAGCTCGGGACGCGCCAAGGAGTAGAGCAAGACGGTGTCCGGATTAAG
It encodes:
- the serS gene encoding serine--tRNA ligase gives rise to the protein MLDIRRLRHETEAVKDALAKRDASLPDMVDRVLEFDVTRREALGVVNDLKARRNEASKRVGELKREAGDAEALILEMREVGDRISELDATIASADEEIEALLLGIPNTPFDEVPEGDEDHNVVQACHGSPATFDFEPRPHWELGEALGILDLARGAKVSGSGFPVLVAGGARLQRGLINFFLDVHTDEHAYTEVRIPYLVTSDTMIGTGQLPKFAEESYQTERDELWLIPTAEVPVTNLHRDELLTADDLPLRYTAYSPCFRREAGAAGKDTRGLLRVHQFDKVELVRYELPERSRDALEELTREAEVLLERLGLHYRRLLLATGELGQSGALTYDLEVWAPGVDKWLEVSSCTTFTDYQARRANIRFRRTQTEKPEFVHTLNGSALALPRVMAALLETYQQADGSVTLPEVLHPYVGLDRLTRST